A genomic segment from Oncorhynchus clarkii lewisi isolate Uvic-CL-2024 chromosome 12, UVic_Ocla_1.0, whole genome shotgun sequence encodes:
- the LOC139422584 gene encoding toll-like receptor 13: MRPMQLTIGSNITSKQNLSLQLKGQTVSFQDCDRPFFQSVTHLHADAEEFLCGSEFMGKYFTSVETFDYRSKLSAKRVDLTSINQLIHLRKLTLRQVDLLIQHSANIIFHNLTKLEDLELDNCRIYSLEGSLTKDLKSLKTLYLHIENIYNVFYSFTEPLSSLKLLTFDTLQMFCSCDNAWLITWAKGCRQVEVIMLGPYAKTGMYALEDLICLSDNGIDTPNFVKYTEANCTTEVGFVLFVATGLGVLFFMLLVLVHILAGPYLLPLYHITLGWLLEAMRSNTRGRYHYDAFVSYSGKDERWLGKDIVENITDSLYRSRHTLCLVSRHYLRSNWCSLEMKLATYRLQLEQRDILLLVFLEKIPPRRLSAHHRLARLLKTRTYLDWPQDPLQHQAFWDRLWAKLKPQTELEIRG; encoded by the exons ATGAGGCCAATGCAGTTGACTATCGGCAGTAACATCACATCTAAACAGAACCTGAGTCTCCAGCTCAAAGGCCAGACGGTGTCATTTCAGGACTGTGACAGACCTTTCTTTCAGTCTGTAACCCATCTTCATGCTGATGCTGAAGAATTCCTTTGTGGATCTGAATTCATGGGAAAGTACTTCACGTCTGTGGAGACATTTGACTACAGATCGAAGCTTTCAGCTAAAAGGGTTGATTTAACATCAATTAATCAGCTGATTCACCTGAGGAAACTGACTCTACGACAGGTGGATCTTTTAATACAGCATTCTGCCAACATCATTTTTCACAACTTGACCAAACTGGAGGATCTGGAACTTGACAACTGCAGGATTTACTCTTTAGAGGGGAGTTTAACTAAAGACTTGAAATCTTTGAAAACGTTGTATTTGCATATAGAGAACATTTATAATGTATTCTACAGCTTTACTGAACCTCTCTCTAGCCTTAAGCTTTTGACATTTGATACTTTACAGATGTTTTGCAGTTGTGACAATGCTTGGCTCATTACATGGGCAAAGGGGTGCAGGCAGGTTGAAGTGATCATGCTTGGTCCGTATGCTAAAACCGGTATGTATGCTTTGGAGGACTTGATATGCTTGTCGGACAATGGAATAGACACACCTAATTTTGTCAAGTACACAGAAGCCAACTGCACAACCGAGGTTGGCTTTGTGCTCTTTGTTGCGACTGGCCTGGGAGTCCTGTTCTTCATGCTATTGGTGTTGGTCCATATTCTGGCCGGCccctacctcctccccctctaccacATCACCCTTGGCTGGCTGTTAGAAGCCATGCGATCCAACACCAGGGGGCGCTACCACTACGATGCGTTTGTCTCCTATAGCGGGAAGGACGAGCGCTGG CTGGGGAAGGACATTGTGGAGAACATCACAGACAGCCTCTACCGGAGCCGCCACACCCTCTGCCTAGTCAGCCGCCACTACCTACGCAGTAACTGGTGCTCTCTGGAGATGAAGCTGGCCACCTACAGGCTGCAGCTGGAGCAAAGGGACATCCTCCTTCTGGTCTTCCTGGAGAAGATCCCCCCTCGCCGTCTGTCTGCCCACCACAGGCTGGCTCGCCTGCTGAAAACCAGGACTTATCTGGACTGGCCCCAGGACCCCCTTCAGCACCAGGCATTCTGGGACAGACTGTGGGCTAAACTGAAACCTCAGACTGAGCTTGAGATCAGAGGTTGA
- the LOC139422344 gene encoding toll-like receptor 13, which produces MRSMFSHPAVLFLWIQSSSGWMHPKCQIYDSSEDLGHIPTWICSQLPHHAECYTAACQDVTAIEEDLLGLPPNINTFCISMTHGENRSMSLGFFSQFQDLEYLCIKGCFTKILPIGKSHLPNLQYLHLDGLGFGCCDCHFGPHTFRDLVKLSHLTIWGYRLSAMSPDVFHGIPLLQSLIIREPCLEDLSEIQCRIMNIKSLIELKIEAPEIQSINQSNCSISITNESMKPVFNNLAFSDVSFGEITHIEEGSLAWLQNLTMLTGAFSQEVLLDLPLSGIQQIQDFSCYGSNEIDIESICNVVILFSIKKLFVNNFNTSSLSMSSVELCIGLEYMYLHGIFCSTPYLDWHFISSLKNLNQLTIAGLEDNRLDICSFQKQPITWLTKLTLGLNNIQMLFAKQFICLVNLQYLDLADNSISNIDDFAFMGLTNLKSLDISRNKITQINTNTFYGLQLTKLTLRLNKLHMLFAKQFSCLVKLLYLDIKQNLISNIEDFAFLGLTNLESLDITRNKITQINANTFYGLHSLTWLDLRNNPLIHNIEAMSFTHLMSLRQVFLGQVHNPLTEPVIKLNLTLIFGGIVSQLTHLYISSAMRPMQLTIGSNITSKQNLSLQLKGQTVSFQDCDRPFFQSVTHLHADAEEFLCGSEFMGKYFTSVETFDYRSKLSAKRVDLTSINQLIHLRKLTLRQVDLLIQRSADIIFHNLTKLEVLEMYHCRIYSLEGSLTKDLKSLKILYFHIENIYNVFYSFTEPLSSLKYLILPQIQIFCSCDNAWLITWAKGYRQVEVIMLTPYTSPVMYALEDLICLSDNGIDTPNFVRYTEANCTTEVGFVLFVATGLGVLFFMLVVLVHNLAGPYLLPLYHITLGWLLEAMRSNTKGRYHYDAFVSYSGKDERWVVEELLPNLEQRGPPFLRLCLHSRDFQLGKDIVENITDSLYRSRHTLCLVSRHYLRSNWCSLEMKLATYRLQLEQRDILLLVFLEKIPPRRLSAHHRLARLLKTRTYLDWPQDPLQHQAFWDRLWAKLKPQTEHEIRC; this is translated from the coding sequence ATGAGATCTATGTTTTCCCACCCTGCCGTCCTGTTCCTGTGGATTCAGAGTTCTAGTGGATGGATGCATCCTAAATGCCAGATTTATGACAGTAGTGAAGACTTGGGACACATTCCCACCTGGATCTGCAGCCAACTACCTCATCATGCAGAATGTTACACAGCTGCCTGTCAAGATGTCACAGCCATCGAGGAGGATCTACTTGGACTTCCCCCTAATATCAATACCTTCTGCATATCTATGACACATGGTGAAAATAGATCCATGTCTCTGGGCTTTTTCTCTCAGTTTCAGGATCTGGAGTACCTGTGCATTAAGGGCTGTTTTACTAAAATCCTTCCAATTGGGAAAAGCCACCTTCCAAATCTGCAGTATTTACATTTGGATGGATTGGGCTTTGGGTGCTGTGATTGTCATTTTGGGCCTCATACATTCAGAGATTTAGTCAAGCTGAGTCATTTGACCATATGGGGTTATCGACTATCAGCAATGTCCCCAGATGTTTTCCATGGCATTCCTCTGTTACAAAGTCTCATCATTAGGGAACCCTGTTTAGAGGATTTGTCAGAGATACAATGCAGAATAATGAATATAAAGTCACTTATAGAGCTAAAAATAGAAGCACCAGAGATACAATCGATAAACCAATCAAACTGCTCCATTTCAATAACCAACGAAAGCATGAAACCTGTTTTTAACAATCTAGCATTCTCTGACGTCTCATTtggtgaaataacacatatagaggAAGGTTCACTGGCTTGGCTCCAGAACCTCACAATGTTAACAGGGGCTTTCAGCCAGGAAGTCCTACTGGACCTTCCCCTGTCTGGGATTCAGCAGATACAGGACTTCAGTTGCTATGGTAGCAATGAAATAGATATTGAAAGTATCTGTAATGTAGTTATTTTGTTTTCAATCAAGAAATTATTTGTAAACAATTTCAATACAagcagcctctctatgtccaGTGTTGAATTGTGCATTGGGCTAGAATATATGTATTTACATGGCATTTTCTGTTCTACTCCATATTTGGATTGGCATTTTATTTCCAGTCTAAAAAACCTTAACCAATTAACAATAGCCGGCCTAGAAGACAACAGACTTGATATTTGCTCCTTCCAAAAACAACCAATAACATGGTTAACAAAACTGACTTTAGGGTTGAACAATATACAGATGCTTTTTGCTAAACAATTTATCTGTCTTGTTAACCTACAGTATTTAGATTTAGCAGATAATTCAATTTCAAACATTGACGACTTTGCTTTCATGGGATTAACAAATCTGAAATCCTTAGACATTTCAAGAAATAAGATAACACAGATAAATACAAACACATTTTATGGTTTACAACTGACAAAACTGACTTTAAGGTTGAACAAGCTACACATGCTTTTTGCTAAACAATTTAGCTGTCTTGTTAAGCTCCTGTATCTCGATATAAAACAGAATTTAATTTCAAACATTGAAGACTTTGCTTTCCTGGGATTGACAAATCTGGAGTCCTTGGACATTACAAGAAATAAGATAACACAGATAAATGCAAACACATTTTATGGTTTACATAGTTTGACATGGTTAGACCTCAGGAACAATCCACTTATTCACAACATTGAGGCAATGTCTTTCACACACCTCATGTCTCTTAGACAAGTGTTTCTCGGGCAAGTGCACAACCCACTAACAGAACCTGTGATCAAGCTGAATCTGACACTTATATTTGGTGGAATTGTGAGTCAACTGACTCATCTGTACATTAGTTCAGCTATGAGGCCAATGCAGTTGACTATTGGCAGTAACATCACATCTAAACAGAATCTGAGTCTCCAGCTCAAAGGCCAGACGGTGTCATTTCAGGACTGTGACAGACCTTTCTTTCAGTCTGTAACCCATCTTCATGCTGATGCTGAAGAATTCCTTTGTGGATCTGAATTCATGGGAAAGTACTTCACGTCTGTGGAGACATTTGACTACAGATCAAAGCTTTCAGCTAAAAGGGTTGATTTAACATCAATTAATCAGCTGATTCACCTGAGGAAACTGACTCTACGACAGGTGGATCTTTTAATACAGCGTTCTGCCGACATCATTTTTCACAACTTGACCAAACTGGAGGTTCTGGAAATGTACCACTGCAGGATTTACTCTTTAGAGGGGAGTTTAACTAAAGACTTAAAATCTttgaaaatattgtattttcatatAGAGAACATTTATAATGTATTCTACAGCTTTACTGAACCTCTCTCTAGCCTTAAGTATTTGATACTTCCTCAGATCCAGATCTTTTGCAGTTGTGACAATGCTTGGCTCATTACATGGGCAAAGGGGTACAGGCAGGTTGAAGTGATCATGCTTACTCCGTATACTAGTCCCGTTATGTATGCTTTGGAGGACTTGATATGCTTGTCGGACAATGGAATAGACACACCTAATTTTGTCAGGTACACAGAAGCCAACTGCACAACCGAGGTTGGCTTTGTGCTCTTTGTTGCGACTGGCCTGGGAGTCCTGTTCTTCATGCTGGTGGTGTTGGTCCATAACCTGGCCGGCccctacctcctccccctctaccacATCACCCTTGGCTGGCTGTTAGAAGCCATGCGATCCAACACCAAGGGGCGCTACCATTACGATGCGTTTGTCTCCTATAGCGGGAAGGACGAGCGCTGGGTGGTGGAGGAGCTGCTACCTAACCTGGAGCAGAGGGGTCCTCCTTTCCTGCGCCTCTGTCTGCACAGCAGGGACTTCCAGCTGGGAAAGGACATTGTGGAGAACATCACAGACAGCCTCTACCGGAGCCGCCACACCCTCTGCCTAGTCAGCCGCCACTACCTACGCAGTAACTGGTGCTCTCTGGAGATGAAGCTGGCCACCTACAGGCTGCAGCTGGAGCAAAGGGACATCCTCCTCCTGGTCTTCCTTGAGAAGATCCCCCCTCGCCGTCTGTCTGCCCACCACAGGCTGGCTCGCCTGCTGAAAACCAGGACTTATCTGGACTGGCCCCAGGACCCCCTTCAGCACCAGGCATTCTGGGACAGACTGTGGGCTAAACTGAAACCTCAGACTGAGCATGAGATCAGATGTTGA